In Trifolium pratense cultivar HEN17-A07 linkage group LG7, ARS_RC_1.1, whole genome shotgun sequence, a genomic segment contains:
- the LOC123897326 gene encoding nucleolin 2-like isoform X6: MANESESEVCDNAIPPPKIRKRECEDEDQEEVITKKQKRDDVVVKQENEEEINPDYSEHDNKLEAENESATGCATLESLDDGSADSDSPRSFGEDNPEDLESPEYNEEKISKTPQERHETPVTLTGKYAESKTIFVRNLSYSVERTDMEDIFKDCGEVVDVRFSIDPEGRFRGFGHVEFGTAEAAQKALKLDNTELLNRHIKVSIAVEKSDYPPYKSSFHKVGNLQSHTVKGFDASLVENKPKSPATPNETNGASKTIYVRNLSYSVERANMENLFKDCGEIVDVRLHTDREGKFKGYGHVQFATAEAAQKALALNKKVFFNRLMFVGLAQERGKYSPNRSWSWSSLFHKDEKIQSQTVPVKCFDTSLAEDKLTCAKEEVKDIEMFDAAPAESKVPETPSIGKAKNDASKTICVRNLSFDVERAEIENIFKDCGEVVDVRLHVDVEFATAEAAEKALELDNTRLMNRPIKVGTASEEGECFPNRGSSISFQKAESFQPLTVFVIGFDTSVAEEKIKASLYKHFCSCGEITRISIPKFPDSGTVKGFAHLDFKDTVGYNKALKLDQTAIGNHWLAVERAKPRIRRDNYGIGGGRGGYHVGGRDAGDHGGRTGWGRSHGAGRHWTANTEHW; encoded by the exons ATGGCCAATGAATCTGAATCCGAA GTCTGTGATAATGCAATTCCACCACCAAAAATtc GCAAAAGAGAGTGTGAGGATGAAGATCAGGAGGAAGTGATTACAAAGAAGCAGAAGAGAGATGATGTTGTTGTAAAGCAAGAGAATGAGGAAGAAATTAATCCAGATTATTCTGAACATGATAAT AAACTTGAAGCGGAAAATGAATCTGCTACTGGTTGTGCTACTTTGGAATCATTGGATGATGGTAGCGCAGATTCTGACTCTCCCAGAAGCTTTGGTGAGGATAAT CCTGAAGATTTAGAGAGTCCAGAGTACAACGAGGAAAAAATTTCCAAAACACCTCAGGAAAGG CATGAAACCCCAGTCACACTAACTGGAAAATATGCTGAATCGAAGACAATATTTGTTAGAAACCTGTCATATAGTGTGGAACGGACTGATAT GGAAGATATTTTCAAAGATTGCGGTGAAGTTGTTGATGTTCGATTCAGCATAGATCCCGAAGGGAGGTTTAGAGGCTTTGGACATGTTGAGTTTGGAACAGCAGAAGCAGCACAAAAA GCCCTTAAATTGGATAATACAGAATTATTGAATCGTCACATCAAAGTTAGTATAGCTGTAGAAAAGAGTGATTATCCCCCCTATAAAAG CTCATTCCATAAGGTTGGAAATCTTCAATCTCACACTGTAAAGGGTTTTGACGCATCCCTTGTAGAAAACAAG CCTAAAAGTCCAGCTACACCAAATGAAACAAATGGTGCATCAAAGACCATATATGTCAGAAACTTGTCATACTCCGTGGAACGAGCTAATAT GGAAAATCTTTTCAAAGATTGTGGAGAAATCGTTGATGTTCGTCTCCATACAGATcgcgaaggaaagtttaaaggCTATGGACATGTTCAGTTTGCCACAGCAGAAGCAGCACAAAAG GCTCTTGCGTTGAACAAGAAAGTATTTTTTAATCGTCTTATGTTTGTTGGTTTAGCTCAGGAAAGGGGTAAATATTCCCCTAATAGAAG CTGGTCCTGGAGCAGCTTATTCCATAAGGATGAAAAAATTCAGTCTCAAACTGTACCTGTGAAGTGTTTTGATACATCCCTTGCGGAAGACAAA TTGACTTGTGCAAAGGAGGAGGTTAAAGATATAGAGATGTTTGATGCTGCCCCTGCTGAGAGTAAAGTT CCTGAAACCCCATCTATCGGAAAAGCGAAAAATGATGCATCAAAAACAATATGTGTTAGAAATTTGTCATTCGATGTGGAACGGGCTGAAAT TGAAAATATTTTCAAAGATTGCGGAGAAGTTGTTGATGTCCGACTCCATGTGGATGTTGAGTTTGCAACCGCAGAAGCAGCAGAAAAG GCTCTTGAGTTGGATAACACAAGATTAATGAACCGTCCCATCAAAGTTGGTACAGCTTCAGAAGAGGGTGAATGTTTCCCGAACAGAGG CTCGAGCATCTCATTCCAGAAGGCCGAAAGTTTTCAGCCTCTAACTGTATTTGTGATTGGATTTGATACATCCGTTGCAGAAGAGAag ATAAAAGCTAGCCTGTATAAGCATTTCTGTTCTTGCGGAGAGATTACAAGGATCTCAATACCAAAATTTCCTGATTCTGGTACTGTTAAGGG GTTTGCTCATTTGGACTTCAAGGATACTGTTGGCTATAATAAAGCACTAAAACTTGATCAAACTGCCATTGGAAATCATTGGCTGGCAGTTGAAAGAGCAAAGCCAAGGATAAGACGTGATAATTATGGTATAGGTGGTGGTAGAGGTGGCTATCACGTCGGTGGTAGGGATGCAGGAGACCATGGCGGGAGAACTGGATGGGGCAGAAGTCATGGTGCAGGGAGGCACTGGACAGCCAATACCGAGCACTGGTGA
- the LOC123897326 gene encoding nucleolin 2-like isoform X2, translating into MANESESEVCDNAIPPPKIRKRECEDEDQEEVITKKQKRDDVVVKQENEEEINPDYSEHDNKLEAENESATGCATLESLDDGSADSDSPRSFGEDNPEDLESPEYNEEKISKTPQERHETPVTLTGKYAESKTIFVRNLSYSVERTDMEDIFKDCGEVVDVRFSIDPEGRFRGFGHVEFGTAEAAQKALKLDNTELLNRHIKVSIAVEKSDYPPYKSNLSSSFHKVGNLQSHTVKGFDASLVENKPKSPATPNETNGASKTIYVRNLSYSVERANMENLFKDCGEIVDVRLHTDREGKFKGYGHVQFATAEAAQKALALNKKVFFNRLMFVGLAQERGKYSPNRSWSWSSLFHKDEKIQSQTVPVKCFDTSLAEDKLTCAKEEVKDIEMFDAAPAESKVPETPSIGKAKNDASKTICVRNLSFDVERAEIENIFKDCGEVVDVRLHVDVEFATAEAAEKALELDNTRLMNRPIKVGTASEEGECFPNRGSSISFQKAESFQPLTVFVIGFDTSVAEEKIKASLYKHFCSCGEITRISIPKFPDSGTVKGFAHLDFKDTVGYNKALKLDQTAIGNHWLAVERAKPRIRRDNYGIGGGRGGYHVGGRDAGDHGGRTGWGRSHGAGRHWTANTEHW; encoded by the exons ATGGCCAATGAATCTGAATCCGAA GTCTGTGATAATGCAATTCCACCACCAAAAATtc GCAAAAGAGAGTGTGAGGATGAAGATCAGGAGGAAGTGATTACAAAGAAGCAGAAGAGAGATGATGTTGTTGTAAAGCAAGAGAATGAGGAAGAAATTAATCCAGATTATTCTGAACATGATAAT AAACTTGAAGCGGAAAATGAATCTGCTACTGGTTGTGCTACTTTGGAATCATTGGATGATGGTAGCGCAGATTCTGACTCTCCCAGAAGCTTTGGTGAGGATAAT CCTGAAGATTTAGAGAGTCCAGAGTACAACGAGGAAAAAATTTCCAAAACACCTCAGGAAAGG CATGAAACCCCAGTCACACTAACTGGAAAATATGCTGAATCGAAGACAATATTTGTTAGAAACCTGTCATATAGTGTGGAACGGACTGATAT GGAAGATATTTTCAAAGATTGCGGTGAAGTTGTTGATGTTCGATTCAGCATAGATCCCGAAGGGAGGTTTAGAGGCTTTGGACATGTTGAGTTTGGAACAGCAGAAGCAGCACAAAAA GCCCTTAAATTGGATAATACAGAATTATTGAATCGTCACATCAAAGTTAGTATAGCTGTAGAAAAGAGTGATTATCCCCCCTATAAAAG CAACTTGAGCAGCTCATTCCATAAGGTTGGAAATCTTCAATCTCACACTGTAAAGGGTTTTGACGCATCCCTTGTAGAAAACAAG CCTAAAAGTCCAGCTACACCAAATGAAACAAATGGTGCATCAAAGACCATATATGTCAGAAACTTGTCATACTCCGTGGAACGAGCTAATAT GGAAAATCTTTTCAAAGATTGTGGAGAAATCGTTGATGTTCGTCTCCATACAGATcgcgaaggaaagtttaaaggCTATGGACATGTTCAGTTTGCCACAGCAGAAGCAGCACAAAAG GCTCTTGCGTTGAACAAGAAAGTATTTTTTAATCGTCTTATGTTTGTTGGTTTAGCTCAGGAAAGGGGTAAATATTCCCCTAATAGAAG CTGGTCCTGGAGCAGCTTATTCCATAAGGATGAAAAAATTCAGTCTCAAACTGTACCTGTGAAGTGTTTTGATACATCCCTTGCGGAAGACAAA TTGACTTGTGCAAAGGAGGAGGTTAAAGATATAGAGATGTTTGATGCTGCCCCTGCTGAGAGTAAAGTT CCTGAAACCCCATCTATCGGAAAAGCGAAAAATGATGCATCAAAAACAATATGTGTTAGAAATTTGTCATTCGATGTGGAACGGGCTGAAAT TGAAAATATTTTCAAAGATTGCGGAGAAGTTGTTGATGTCCGACTCCATGTGGATGTTGAGTTTGCAACCGCAGAAGCAGCAGAAAAG GCTCTTGAGTTGGATAACACAAGATTAATGAACCGTCCCATCAAAGTTGGTACAGCTTCAGAAGAGGGTGAATGTTTCCCGAACAGAGG CTCGAGCATCTCATTCCAGAAGGCCGAAAGTTTTCAGCCTCTAACTGTATTTGTGATTGGATTTGATACATCCGTTGCAGAAGAGAag ATAAAAGCTAGCCTGTATAAGCATTTCTGTTCTTGCGGAGAGATTACAAGGATCTCAATACCAAAATTTCCTGATTCTGGTACTGTTAAGGG GTTTGCTCATTTGGACTTCAAGGATACTGTTGGCTATAATAAAGCACTAAAACTTGATCAAACTGCCATTGGAAATCATTGGCTGGCAGTTGAAAGAGCAAAGCCAAGGATAAGACGTGATAATTATGGTATAGGTGGTGGTAGAGGTGGCTATCACGTCGGTGGTAGGGATGCAGGAGACCATGGCGGGAGAACTGGATGGGGCAGAAGTCATGGTGCAGGGAGGCACTGGACAGCCAATACCGAGCACTGGTGA
- the LOC123897326 gene encoding nucleolin 2-like isoform X5 translates to MANESESEVCDNAIPPPKIRKRECEDEDQEEVITKKQKRDDVVVKQENEEEINPDYSEHDNKLEAENESATGCATLESLDDGSADSDSPRSFGEDNPEDLESPEYNEEKISKTPQERHETPVTLTGKYAESKTIFVRNLSYSVERTDMEDIFKDCGEVVDVRFSIDPEGRFRGFGHVEFGTAEAAQKALKLDNTELLNRHIKVSIAVEKSDYPPYKSSFHKVGNLQSHTVKGFDASLVENKPKSPATPNETNGASKTIYVRNLSYSVERANMENLFKDCGEIVDVRLHTDREGKFKGYGHVQFATAEAAQKALALNKKVFFNRLMFVGLAQERGKYSPNRSSWSWSSLFHKDEKIQSQTVPVKCFDTSLAEDKLTCAKEEVKDIEMFDAAPAESKVPETPSIGKAKNDASKTICVRNLSFDVERAEIENIFKDCGEVVDVRLHVDVEFATAEAAEKALELDNTRLMNRPIKVGTASEEGECFPNRGSSISFQKAESFQPLTVFVIGFDTSVAEEKIKASLYKHFCSCGEITRISIPKFPDSGTVKGFAHLDFKDTVGYNKALKLDQTAIGNHWLAVERAKPRIRRDNYGIGGGRGGYHVGGRDAGDHGGRTGWGRSHGAGRHWTANTEHW, encoded by the exons ATGGCCAATGAATCTGAATCCGAA GTCTGTGATAATGCAATTCCACCACCAAAAATtc GCAAAAGAGAGTGTGAGGATGAAGATCAGGAGGAAGTGATTACAAAGAAGCAGAAGAGAGATGATGTTGTTGTAAAGCAAGAGAATGAGGAAGAAATTAATCCAGATTATTCTGAACATGATAAT AAACTTGAAGCGGAAAATGAATCTGCTACTGGTTGTGCTACTTTGGAATCATTGGATGATGGTAGCGCAGATTCTGACTCTCCCAGAAGCTTTGGTGAGGATAAT CCTGAAGATTTAGAGAGTCCAGAGTACAACGAGGAAAAAATTTCCAAAACACCTCAGGAAAGG CATGAAACCCCAGTCACACTAACTGGAAAATATGCTGAATCGAAGACAATATTTGTTAGAAACCTGTCATATAGTGTGGAACGGACTGATAT GGAAGATATTTTCAAAGATTGCGGTGAAGTTGTTGATGTTCGATTCAGCATAGATCCCGAAGGGAGGTTTAGAGGCTTTGGACATGTTGAGTTTGGAACAGCAGAAGCAGCACAAAAA GCCCTTAAATTGGATAATACAGAATTATTGAATCGTCACATCAAAGTTAGTATAGCTGTAGAAAAGAGTGATTATCCCCCCTATAAAAG CTCATTCCATAAGGTTGGAAATCTTCAATCTCACACTGTAAAGGGTTTTGACGCATCCCTTGTAGAAAACAAG CCTAAAAGTCCAGCTACACCAAATGAAACAAATGGTGCATCAAAGACCATATATGTCAGAAACTTGTCATACTCCGTGGAACGAGCTAATAT GGAAAATCTTTTCAAAGATTGTGGAGAAATCGTTGATGTTCGTCTCCATACAGATcgcgaaggaaagtttaaaggCTATGGACATGTTCAGTTTGCCACAGCAGAAGCAGCACAAAAG GCTCTTGCGTTGAACAAGAAAGTATTTTTTAATCGTCTTATGTTTGTTGGTTTAGCTCAGGAAAGGGGTAAATATTCCCCTAATAGAAG CAGCTGGTCCTGGAGCAGCTTATTCCATAAGGATGAAAAAATTCAGTCTCAAACTGTACCTGTGAAGTGTTTTGATACATCCCTTGCGGAAGACAAA TTGACTTGTGCAAAGGAGGAGGTTAAAGATATAGAGATGTTTGATGCTGCCCCTGCTGAGAGTAAAGTT CCTGAAACCCCATCTATCGGAAAAGCGAAAAATGATGCATCAAAAACAATATGTGTTAGAAATTTGTCATTCGATGTGGAACGGGCTGAAAT TGAAAATATTTTCAAAGATTGCGGAGAAGTTGTTGATGTCCGACTCCATGTGGATGTTGAGTTTGCAACCGCAGAAGCAGCAGAAAAG GCTCTTGAGTTGGATAACACAAGATTAATGAACCGTCCCATCAAAGTTGGTACAGCTTCAGAAGAGGGTGAATGTTTCCCGAACAGAGG CTCGAGCATCTCATTCCAGAAGGCCGAAAGTTTTCAGCCTCTAACTGTATTTGTGATTGGATTTGATACATCCGTTGCAGAAGAGAag ATAAAAGCTAGCCTGTATAAGCATTTCTGTTCTTGCGGAGAGATTACAAGGATCTCAATACCAAAATTTCCTGATTCTGGTACTGTTAAGGG GTTTGCTCATTTGGACTTCAAGGATACTGTTGGCTATAATAAAGCACTAAAACTTGATCAAACTGCCATTGGAAATCATTGGCTGGCAGTTGAAAGAGCAAAGCCAAGGATAAGACGTGATAATTATGGTATAGGTGGTGGTAGAGGTGGCTATCACGTCGGTGGTAGGGATGCAGGAGACCATGGCGGGAGAACTGGATGGGGCAGAAGTCATGGTGCAGGGAGGCACTGGACAGCCAATACCGAGCACTGGTGA
- the LOC123897326 gene encoding nucleolin 2-like isoform X3, producing the protein MANESESEVCDNAIPPPKIRKRECEDEDQEEVITKKQKRDDVVVKQENEEEINPDYSEHDNKLEAENESATGCATLESLDDGSADSDSPRSFGEDNPEDLESPEYNEEKISKTPQERHETPVTLTGKYAESKTIFVRNLSYSVERTDMEDIFKDCGEVVDVRFSIDPEGRFRGFGHVEFGTAEAAQKALKLDNTELLNRHIKVSIAVEKSDYPPYKSNLSSSFHKVGNLQSHTVKGFDASLVENKPKSPATPNETNGASKTIYVRNLSYSVERANMENLFKDCGEIVDVRLHTDREGKFKGYGHVQFATAEAAQKALALNKKVFFNRLMFVGLAQERGKYSPNRSSWSWSSLFHKDEKIQSQTVPVKCFDTSLAEDKLTCAKEEVKDIEMFDAAPAESKPETPSIGKAKNDASKTICVRNLSFDVERAEIENIFKDCGEVVDVRLHVDVEFATAEAAEKALELDNTRLMNRPIKVGTASEEGECFPNRGSSISFQKAESFQPLTVFVIGFDTSVAEEKIKASLYKHFCSCGEITRISIPKFPDSGTVKGFAHLDFKDTVGYNKALKLDQTAIGNHWLAVERAKPRIRRDNYGIGGGRGGYHVGGRDAGDHGGRTGWGRSHGAGRHWTANTEHW; encoded by the exons ATGGCCAATGAATCTGAATCCGAA GTCTGTGATAATGCAATTCCACCACCAAAAATtc GCAAAAGAGAGTGTGAGGATGAAGATCAGGAGGAAGTGATTACAAAGAAGCAGAAGAGAGATGATGTTGTTGTAAAGCAAGAGAATGAGGAAGAAATTAATCCAGATTATTCTGAACATGATAAT AAACTTGAAGCGGAAAATGAATCTGCTACTGGTTGTGCTACTTTGGAATCATTGGATGATGGTAGCGCAGATTCTGACTCTCCCAGAAGCTTTGGTGAGGATAAT CCTGAAGATTTAGAGAGTCCAGAGTACAACGAGGAAAAAATTTCCAAAACACCTCAGGAAAGG CATGAAACCCCAGTCACACTAACTGGAAAATATGCTGAATCGAAGACAATATTTGTTAGAAACCTGTCATATAGTGTGGAACGGACTGATAT GGAAGATATTTTCAAAGATTGCGGTGAAGTTGTTGATGTTCGATTCAGCATAGATCCCGAAGGGAGGTTTAGAGGCTTTGGACATGTTGAGTTTGGAACAGCAGAAGCAGCACAAAAA GCCCTTAAATTGGATAATACAGAATTATTGAATCGTCACATCAAAGTTAGTATAGCTGTAGAAAAGAGTGATTATCCCCCCTATAAAAG CAACTTGAGCAGCTCATTCCATAAGGTTGGAAATCTTCAATCTCACACTGTAAAGGGTTTTGACGCATCCCTTGTAGAAAACAAG CCTAAAAGTCCAGCTACACCAAATGAAACAAATGGTGCATCAAAGACCATATATGTCAGAAACTTGTCATACTCCGTGGAACGAGCTAATAT GGAAAATCTTTTCAAAGATTGTGGAGAAATCGTTGATGTTCGTCTCCATACAGATcgcgaaggaaagtttaaaggCTATGGACATGTTCAGTTTGCCACAGCAGAAGCAGCACAAAAG GCTCTTGCGTTGAACAAGAAAGTATTTTTTAATCGTCTTATGTTTGTTGGTTTAGCTCAGGAAAGGGGTAAATATTCCCCTAATAGAAG CAGCTGGTCCTGGAGCAGCTTATTCCATAAGGATGAAAAAATTCAGTCTCAAACTGTACCTGTGAAGTGTTTTGATACATCCCTTGCGGAAGACAAA TTGACTTGTGCAAAGGAGGAGGTTAAAGATATAGAGATGTTTGATGCTGCCCCTGCTGAGAGTAAA CCTGAAACCCCATCTATCGGAAAAGCGAAAAATGATGCATCAAAAACAATATGTGTTAGAAATTTGTCATTCGATGTGGAACGGGCTGAAAT TGAAAATATTTTCAAAGATTGCGGAGAAGTTGTTGATGTCCGACTCCATGTGGATGTTGAGTTTGCAACCGCAGAAGCAGCAGAAAAG GCTCTTGAGTTGGATAACACAAGATTAATGAACCGTCCCATCAAAGTTGGTACAGCTTCAGAAGAGGGTGAATGTTTCCCGAACAGAGG CTCGAGCATCTCATTCCAGAAGGCCGAAAGTTTTCAGCCTCTAACTGTATTTGTGATTGGATTTGATACATCCGTTGCAGAAGAGAag ATAAAAGCTAGCCTGTATAAGCATTTCTGTTCTTGCGGAGAGATTACAAGGATCTCAATACCAAAATTTCCTGATTCTGGTACTGTTAAGGG GTTTGCTCATTTGGACTTCAAGGATACTGTTGGCTATAATAAAGCACTAAAACTTGATCAAACTGCCATTGGAAATCATTGGCTGGCAGTTGAAAGAGCAAAGCCAAGGATAAGACGTGATAATTATGGTATAGGTGGTGGTAGAGGTGGCTATCACGTCGGTGGTAGGGATGCAGGAGACCATGGCGGGAGAACTGGATGGGGCAGAAGTCATGGTGCAGGGAGGCACTGGACAGCCAATACCGAGCACTGGTGA